The DNA segment CTCCTGCCCATGCGGATGGCCCCTGAAATCAGTATTATGATATGATATTAGAGTTATATTCCGCACTCGTTAAGAAAAGATTGAACTATCGAGTCTTTTTTAGTTTTATATATTCATGTGACAATCCTCTTGAATTGACAATACAATCCTAATTAAGTTTACAGGTTTATGAAGTGTTTGTACGCCTTAAATATGCAAGCAGACAATGTACATAAGATTTTCCTTAATCAAGCTACTTGAACTTTGCGGGTCTCGAGCTCCTCAACTGGCTGGGAAAGTAAATGTTTAATCTTCATCTTGTTAATTGCATCTGCAGGATTAAGGCTTTTGGGGCAGGTCACTTTGCAATTCTGTATAGTCCTACATTTGTAGAGTTTCTTTCTATCTTCTGTCAATGCTTCCAACCTTTCATTTGTAAACTCATCTCGGCTGTGTTTAATAATTAACAAACAAAATCAGTCCCAGTTCCagttcaattaaaataaaaaaaaaaggatcttACCTATCAGAAATCCATCTATAAGCATGAATCAAAGCAGCAGGGCCAAGAAATTCCTCAGGGTTCCACCAGTAGGCAGGGCATGCACCACTGCAACAAGCACAAAGAATACACTCATACAACCCATCCAACTTCTTTCTATCTTCTGCTGTTTGCCTATATTCTCTCCCATCCActgctttcttttttctttttagccACGGCTCTATTGACCTGTACATAAACTGGACCAATTTGAAATTCatccaacaaaagaaaagaagataaaTAGAGAGAGAATGAAAAACCTGTATTGGTTGTAGAAATTGGTGAGATCAACAACAAGGTCTTTGACAACATACATGTGAGGCAAAGGAGTAATAATAGTAGCTTTACTAACATCACAATCAATAGGCTTAAGACAAGCAACTGTATTAGTCCCATCAATATTCATAGCACATGATCCACATATTCCTTCTCTACATGACCTCCTATAGCTCAAGCTGGAATCATCCTCAGCCTTAATCTTCTGTAAAGCATCCAAAACCATTGGACCACATTTTGAGAGGTTCACAAAGTAAGATTGGAGAAAGGGTTTCTTAGGATTTTCAGGATTCCATCTGTAGATTCTAAACTCCTTAAACAGATTCTTAGTTTGGCTCGTGACAGTGTCATATGTTTGAATAGATTGTTGAGCATGTTGTTGTGCTGCTGGATGATCTTCCAGTACTTCAAATTTTTGTAAATTGGGGTTTTGTTTCCTAATCAAAGCTACTAACTTGTTGTAGCCATGGCGTAACCAGCTGCTTCCTTTTCCCATATCTCTCTACCTTCCTTATTTTCTTGACAGATAGACGGCCATATTTTTGCTGATTCAGAGCTGCTTTGCATGCTTTACTATATACACGTGTTCCCAATACTGAAACGTGTTTCATATTTATATCTTCTACATGATGAGTGTAGTTTTGCCTTTATGTACTCTAATTTCAAAGATCTAATAACCAAATTCTCAAAAATGGACGGTAAAAATGTGGTTGAGAGTTCTtttaactctttttttttttttctttcaagcTTTTCTTAAGTCATTCCATACGACTTTAATATTCCGAATTTGGCGAGCGTGAAATTTCAAAAATCCACAAAAACTgcataaaataaacaaataaagaaaaaaactcAATCAAAATTAATCAAGATTTTACAAAAACAATAAgcatatatttaaaattaaaaccaaatTACTAGTAAAGTTACTCCATCAATAAACAGTCTCAGCAACATGAAAAAGAACAAATAGAGAATAAGGTTCATGTTATATTTCCAACTCTCAATCAATTGAAAGCTCTCAAGTGTTTGGAATAGTGTTCATTTACCGAGTGATAAATTAGAccttttataataaaaaaacctagTACTCGTTACGAATTCATTTGTAACGAGCTAGAACAATGCGGGTTACAAAAATAAGTTTATTTATAGTAGACCTATCTATGTCCATTGCTAATAGTCCACTAAATCAGCTTTGACTATACTATTTGTAACTATATCTTATACTGACCGATACAAAAATTGTAACTATAATAGGTTACAGTTAGGGCGTTAATAGTGATGTTTATTCAACCAGTGTATGTATTAGGTTTGAATAAACATTTGTTTACTAAGGACATTACAGAAAAGAAAGGTAGTTTTGGTGGTCAGAGGGTTTCAGGAAAGGGTAAGGTAAAGGGAGGCTTCATTCcttttgt comes from the Euphorbia lathyris chromosome 5, ddEupLath1.1, whole genome shotgun sequence genome and includes:
- the LOC136230307 gene encoding succinate dehydrogenase [ubiquinone] iron-sulfur subunit 3, mitochondrial, producing the protein MGKGSSWLRHGYNKLVALIRKQNPNLQKFEVLEDHPAAQQHAQQSIQTYDTVTSQTKNLFKEFRIYRWNPENPKKPFLQSYFVNLSKCGPMVLDALQKIKAEDDSSLSYRRSCREGICGSCAMNIDGTNTVACLKPIDCDVSKATIITPLPHMYVVKDLVVDLTNFYNQYRSIEPWLKRKKKAVDGREYRQTAEDRKKLDGLYECILCACCSGACPAYWWNPEEFLGPAALIHAYRWISDSRDEFTNERLEALTEDRKKLYKCRTIQNCKVTCPKSLNPADAINKMKIKHLLSQPVEELETRKVQVA